The following is a genomic window from Chania multitudinisentens RB-25.
AGTCTATTTGATCACAATTGGGGATGCCTGCACGCCCGCCGGGGCGAGTACACTTCAGAGCGGCAACTGCATTGGCGTAGCGAACCGCCTGGGCAAGATCCGGCTGGGAACCCAGTGCTACCGCCAATGCGCCGTGAAAAACGTCTCCTGCTCCGGTGGTATCCACTACCTCAACCTTAAAGCCGGGCTGATGTTTCAGTTGGTCATTTTCTAGCCATAAACAGCCTTGCTTGCCCCGAGTGACATAGATTTGTCCGTTTTTGTCATTTTTTGCTAAGCGTAAGCCTTTTTCAATGTCACTGGTTCCCGTCATTCGTGCCAAGCCCGGTTCGGAAAACGCAGCGTGATCGGCCAATGCCACCAGCGGGCGGATGTCCTGCGGTGTTATGTCGGCATCCAGCAGCGTGGCGACTCCGGCGCGCCGTGCCAGCGTAAAGGCTGCCAGCGCCCCCTGGTGCCAACGCACGTCCGCCAGCACCACATCA
Proteins encoded in this region:
- a CDS encoding sugar kinase, translated to MTRIACVGITVQDRLYYVEKLPQGGGKFVASDYREIGGGPAATAAVAAARLGAKVDFIGRVGDDATGQVLLAELASYGVNTAYTRCCSRARSSQSAVLVDAQGERIIINHPSPDLPEEASWLNDIDFSQYDVVLADVRWHQGALAAFTLARRAGVATLLDADITPQDIRPLVALADHAAFSEPGLARMTGTSDIEKGLRLAKNDKNGQIYVTRGKQGCLWLENDQLKHQPGFKVEVVDTTGAGDVFHGALAVALGSQPDLAQAVRYANAVAALKCTRPGGRAGIPNCDQIDSFLASFV